One window of Pieris napi chromosome 1, ilPieNapi1.2, whole genome shotgun sequence genomic DNA carries:
- the LOC125060257 gene encoding facilitated trehalose transporter Tret1-like, with amino-acid sequence MTAKTRSHWKEYGTALCATLITATAGTCYGWPSPILQYLQSPQSYIPTTADEGSWIVSIMILCSALTPIPSAYFADRFGRKTTLLLGAVPFIIGWILVIVAKSVAVLYVARMFSGLGYGIVYTVAPMYTGEIATNEVRGALSTLITLMNKVGILAQYCIGPFVTIKTLAAINMILPITFVLTFIFLPESPYYYLKFERTERAERALRHLRSGDIRLELKNIEINVQEDMKNRGTWGDLVTEATNRKALWISLGIFTIQQFCGSAALVAYAQTIFDITDSHIEPYKATIYVGCVQVATCCLSVLLVDRVGRKPLLLLSALGVGLMNGVLGTYFYFYLSNKESVAILHWLPIAAMMIYIICYAVGLSTVPYVIIGEMFPTNVKLYASCVAHIYTGISMFAVQKLFQVIRDTYGIYTVFWGFCACSILGLVFILAVLPETKGKSFACIQAQLKREVARDNASKLMTVEY; translated from the exons CGACGCTGATCACCGCAACAGCAGGTACTTGCTACGGTTGGCCTTCCCCCATTCTTCAGTATCTGCAGTCACCGCAGAGTTACATACCGACAACAGCAGACGAAGGATCATGGATCGTGTCCATCATGATCCTGTGTTCGGCACTCACGCCGATACCATCAGCATACTTCGCAGACCGCTTTGGTAGAAAAACCACATTACTCCTTGGAGCAGTCCCTTTCATAATTGGCTGGATATTAGTCATCGTAGCCAAGTCTGTTGCCGTGCTATATGTGGCTAGAATGTTCTCCGGGCTTGGTTATGGAATAGTGTACACAGTTGCTCCAATGTACACGGGAGAAATAGCTACGAATGAAGTCCGTGGCGCCCTCTCTACACTTATCACATTGATGAATAAG GTTGGAATTCTTGCCCAATACTGCATCGGACCATTCGTCACCATAAAAACCTTAGCCGCTATCAACATGATCCTGCCCATTACTTTCGTATTAACTTTCATCTTTCTGCCCGAGTCGCCCTACTATTACCTGAAATTTGAGCGCACGGAGAGAGCAGAACGTGCTCTTAGACATTTACGCAGTGGTGATATAAGATTGGAACTTAAAAACATAGAAATCAACGTTCAGGAGGACATGAAAAACCGAGGCACATGGGGCGATCTGGTTACCGAAGCGACGAACAGAAAAGCCCTCTGGATAAGTTTAGGAATCTTCACAATCCAACAGTTTTGTGGTAGCGCTGCTCTTGTTGCGTATGCCCAAACAATATTCGATATAACTGATAGCCACATAGAGCCGTATAAGGCAACAATATATGTGGGATGTGTCCAAGTTGCCACTTGCTGCCTGTCGGTTCTTTTGGTCGATCGTGTTGGACGGAAACCACTGCTTCTATTGTCTGCGCTAGGGGTGGGACTAATGAATGGCGTTCTTGGAACGTATTTCTACTTCTACCTGTCGAATAAGGAGTCAGTCGCAATCCTTCATTGGCTACCGATAGCGGCTATGatgatttacattatttgCTACGCTGTTGGTCTGTCCACGGTGCCCTACGTGATTATTGGAGAAATGTTCCCGACCAACGTGAAGTTGTACGCCTCCTGTGTCGCTCATATTTATACTGGAATTTCGATGTTTGCTGTTCAAAAACTCTTCCAg GTAATAAGAGATACATATGGTATCTACACAGTTTTCTGGGGCTTCTGTGCGTGCTCAATCCTCGGGCTGGTGTTCATTCTAGCCGTGCTACCCGAGACCAAGGGGAAATCATTTGCTTGCATACAGGCTCAGCTGAAAAGAGAAGTCGCCCGCGACAACGCAAGCAAACTTATGACTGTCGAGTATTAA